A single Thermoleophilaceae bacterium DNA region contains:
- a CDS encoding GNAT family N-acetyltransferase yields the protein MRVWVAGPDEAADVTRLMIAFRNWWRRDWPDDDTFALGIERLLADENTDFLLGAVDEGAAGVCQLRYRYSLWWDAPDCLLEDLYVEDAARGRGLGAELVRAAAGRARERGCRRLELDVNDANAPALALYERLGFSSYVEELDGHNRFMRLHL from the coding sequence TTGAGGGTCTGGGTCGCGGGACCTGACGAGGCCGCGGATGTCACGCGGCTGATGATCGCGTTCCGCAACTGGTGGAGGCGCGACTGGCCGGACGACGATACGTTCGCCCTCGGGATCGAGCGGCTGCTGGCGGACGAGAACACGGACTTCCTGCTCGGCGCCGTGGACGAGGGCGCGGCCGGCGTCTGCCAGCTCCGCTACCGCTACAGCCTCTGGTGGGATGCCCCGGACTGCCTGCTCGAGGACCTCTACGTGGAGGACGCCGCACGCGGACGCGGCCTCGGAGCGGAGCTCGTGCGCGCCGCCGCCGGGCGGGCGCGCGAGAGGGGCTGCCGCCGCCTGGAGCTGGACGTGAACGATGCGAACGCGCCGGCGCTGGCTCTGTACGAGCGGCTCGGCTTCAGCTCCTACGTGGAGGAGCTGGACGGGCACAACCGCTTCATGCGGCTCCACCTCTGA
- the tadA gene encoding tRNA adenosine(34) deaminase TadA yields MTSIFFPRDEYFMRLALREAERALEHEDLPVGCVIARDQEVIGAAPNERELRGDPTAHAEILALREASQAVGGWRLADAVLYVTLEPCAMCAGAMVLARVPRVVYGALNPKAGAAGSVLNVLAEPRLNHRPQVAGGLLADESAALLREFFATRR; encoded by the coding sequence GTGACATCGATCTTTTTCCCCCGCGACGAGTACTTCATGCGGCTCGCCCTGCGTGAGGCCGAGCGGGCACTGGAGCATGAGGACCTGCCGGTGGGCTGCGTGATCGCCCGCGATCAGGAGGTGATCGGGGCCGCGCCTAACGAGCGGGAGCTGCGCGGGGATCCCACAGCTCATGCCGAGATCCTGGCTCTGAGAGAGGCTTCGCAGGCCGTGGGGGGCTGGCGGCTGGCGGATGCGGTGCTGTACGTGACGCTGGAGCCGTGCGCGATGTGCGCCGGGGCGATGGTGCTCGCCCGGGTGCCGCGTGTGGTCTACGGCGCCCTGAACCCGAAGGCGGGGGCCGCGGGCAGCGTGCTCAACGTGCTGGCCGAGCCGCGCCTCAATCACAGGCCGCAGGTCGCGGGCGGCCTGCTCGCCGATGAGTCCGCGGCGCTGTTGCGGGAGTTCTTCGCCACGCGGCGCTGA
- a CDS encoding ATP-binding cassette domain-containing protein gives MAPAIETRGLCKRYGDVRALDGVDLRADKGTVLGLLGPNGAGKTTAVRILTTLLRPDGGSARVDGLDVVKDATRLRERIGLAGQYAAVDESLTGHENLTLFGRLYGMGKRDARARANELLERFDLEDAGDRLVSTYSGGMRRRLDLAGALVARPPVLFLDEPTTGLDPRSRLGLWQTIEDRVSEGATVLLTTQYLDEADRLADQIAVIDHGKVIAEGSAAQLKDRVGGDRLEVHLEDETQIERASQALASVVSESPELRDGVLTAAVSRRDGTVANALRRLDDAGIEVSDLTLRRPSLDDVFLALTGREAEETE, from the coding sequence ATGGCCCCAGCGATCGAGACTCGAGGACTCTGCAAGCGCTACGGCGACGTTCGCGCTCTGGATGGCGTGGACCTGAGGGCTGACAAGGGCACCGTGCTCGGGCTCCTCGGGCCGAACGGCGCCGGCAAGACCACGGCCGTGCGCATCCTCACCACGCTGCTCAGGCCAGACGGCGGCAGCGCGCGCGTGGACGGCCTGGACGTGGTGAAGGACGCAACCAGGCTGCGCGAACGGATCGGCCTCGCCGGCCAGTACGCGGCCGTCGACGAGAGCCTGACCGGCCATGAGAACCTCACGCTGTTTGGGCGCCTCTACGGCATGGGCAAGCGTGACGCTCGCGCTCGCGCCAACGAGCTGCTCGAGCGCTTCGATCTCGAGGACGCCGGTGACCGTCTCGTGAGCACCTACTCCGGCGGCATGCGGCGGCGGCTCGACCTCGCCGGCGCGCTCGTGGCGCGCCCGCCCGTGCTCTTCCTCGACGAGCCCACCACCGGGCTCGACCCGCGCAGCCGCCTGGGCCTCTGGCAGACGATCGAGGATCGAGTGAGCGAGGGCGCCACCGTTCTCCTCACCACGCAGTACCTCGATGAGGCCGATCGGCTGGCCGACCAGATCGCGGTGATCGACCACGGCAAGGTGATCGCCGAGGGCAGCGCGGCGCAATTGAAGGACCGCGTGGGCGGCGACCGCCTGGAGGTCCACCTCGAGGACGAAACCCAGATCGAACGGGCGAGCCAGGCCCTGGCCTCCGTGGTAAGCGAATCCCCCGAACTCAGAGACGGTGTGCTCACTGCTGCAGTTTCGAGAAGAGACGGCACCGTGGCGAACGCGCTGCGACGCCTGGACGACGCAGGCATCGAGGTGAGTGACCTCACGCTCAGGCGCCCCAGCCTGGATGACGTGTTTCTAGCCCTCACCGGGCGCGAGGCGGAGGAGACCGAATGA
- a CDS encoding amidohydrolase family protein, with translation MAIDIDKIVAIDVHTHAERSSHGEEDEVALEYLAAAKKYFGGEPPRPTTQEVADYYRSLNMAAIVFTVDDESGMGRKRVPNEEVAELAHKNDDVLIPFASVDPHKGKLGIREARWLIEEHKVRGFKFHPNTQAFWPNDRTFYPLYEVIAEAGLIALFHSGTTGIGAGMPGGGGVHLKYSNPMCIDDVAADFPDLDIILAHPSFPWQDEALAIAVHKPNVYIDLSGWSPKYFPKNLIQYTNTLLKNKMLFGSDYPLITPERWIADFEKIDIKDEVRPLVLKENAARLLKLRGGAA, from the coding sequence ATGGCCATCGACATCGACAAGATCGTCGCGATCGACGTGCACACGCACGCCGAGCGCTCGTCGCACGGCGAGGAGGACGAGGTCGCGCTCGAGTACCTCGCGGCGGCCAAGAAGTACTTCGGCGGCGAGCCACCGCGCCCGACCACCCAGGAGGTGGCCGACTACTACCGCAGCCTCAACATGGCGGCCATCGTCTTCACCGTGGACGACGAGTCCGGCATGGGCCGCAAGCGCGTTCCGAACGAGGAGGTGGCCGAGCTCGCGCATAAGAACGACGACGTGCTGATCCCGTTTGCGAGCGTGGACCCGCACAAGGGCAAGCTCGGCATCCGCGAGGCCAGGTGGCTGATCGAGGAACACAAGGTGCGCGGCTTCAAGTTCCACCCGAACACGCAGGCGTTCTGGCCGAACGACAGGACCTTCTATCCGCTCTACGAGGTGATCGCCGAGGCGGGCCTCATCGCGCTCTTCCACTCGGGCACGACCGGCATCGGAGCCGGCATGCCGGGCGGCGGCGGCGTGCATCTCAAGTACTCGAATCCCATGTGCATCGACGACGTGGCGGCCGACTTCCCGGACCTCGACATCATCCTCGCCCATCCGTCCTTCCCCTGGCAGGACGAGGCGCTGGCGATCGCGGTGCACAAGCCCAACGTCTACATCGACCTGTCCGGCTGGTCGCCGAAGTACTTCCCGAAGAACCTGATCCAGTACACGAACACCCTGCTGAAGAACAAGATGCTCTTCGGCTCCGACTACCCGCTGATCACGCCCGAGCGCTGGATCGCGGACTTCGAGAAGATCGACATCAAGGACGAGGTGCGGCCGCTCGTGCTGAAGGAGAACGCGGCGCGGCTTCTGAAGCTCAGAGGTGGAGCCGCATGA
- a CDS encoding type IV toxin-antitoxin system AbiEi family antitoxin domain-containing protein, producing the protein MESKIEQLATRAKGIVTRAELLDAGVSSDEIRHRLEIGVLLTQYRGVYRVGHRAPNFESSYMAAVKARGEGALLSGMAAVYLLSLIRGTPPQPEVTAPTQRLGARHSPSICRNDATTWRGIPVTTVPRTLIDVAARLTEDELARICHEAGVLHRVTPAMVERLLNPNAKGAAKLRAVMRGDAKVLLSKLERRFQQRLKDAGLPLPETNRPVGGRRVDCHWPEHKLTVELQSYGFHNSRYSWEQDQRRQREAYARGDQFRSYTWHDVFEEPVQMMRELRQLLPNR; encoded by the coding sequence GTGGAGAGCAAGATCGAGCAGCTCGCGACTCGGGCGAAGGGCATCGTCACACGTGCAGAGCTGCTCGATGCCGGCGTGAGCAGCGACGAGATCAGGCACCGCCTGGAGATCGGTGTGCTCTTGACCCAATACCGCGGTGTCTACCGCGTGGGTCATCGAGCTCCGAACTTCGAGTCCTCTTACATGGCTGCTGTAAAGGCTCGCGGTGAGGGGGCGCTGCTCAGCGGGATGGCTGCGGTCTACCTGCTGAGCTTGATCAGGGGAACGCCCCCACAGCCCGAGGTGACTGCTCCCACGCAGCGGCTCGGGGCGCGCCACTCGCCATCGATCTGCCGCAACGACGCCACCACCTGGCGCGGCATTCCGGTGACCACAGTTCCTCGCACGCTGATCGACGTCGCCGCGCGGCTCACCGAGGACGAGCTCGCGCGCATTTGCCACGAAGCCGGTGTGCTCCACAGAGTCACACCCGCGATGGTCGAGCGTCTCCTCAACCCGAATGCGAAAGGGGCCGCCAAGCTCCGCGCCGTCATGCGCGGGGACGCCAAGGTGCTCCTCAGCAAGCTCGAGCGCAGGTTCCAGCAGCGGTTGAAGGATGCCGGCCTGCCCCTGCCGGAAACCAACAGGCCCGTCGGTGGCCGCCGCGTGGATTGCCATTGGCCGGAACACAAACTGACCGTTGAACTCCAGAGCTACGGGTTCCACAACTCGCGCTACTCCTGGGAGCAGGACCAGCGGCGTCAGCGCGAGGCGTACGCGCGAGGTGACCAGTTCCGCAGCTACACCTGGCACGACGTTTTCGAGGAGCCCGTCCAGATGATGCGCGAGCTGAGACAGCTGCTGCCGAATCGCTAG
- a CDS encoding oxidoreductase: MARTEKAVLITGCSTGIGRATAERLAKRAEFTVYATARKPESIEDLRQRGCRTLALDVTDENSMKAAVNSVHEEHGSVWALVNNAGYSQSGAVESIPPDQLRRQFETNVFGLVRMCQLVLPGMRTKREGRIVNLSSMGGRLTFPGGGAYHATKYAVEALSDALRFEVSGFGIHVVLIEPGLIRTQFGDTAVGSIGHPSTDDGPYARFNAAVAATTAGAYRGALSRLGAKPDAVARQIEHALTRDRPKTRYPVTASARLMLALHAVLPDRAWDGMVGTTYPKPGR, translated from the coding sequence ATGGCGCGCACAGAGAAGGCGGTGCTGATCACCGGCTGCTCAACGGGGATCGGACGCGCTACCGCCGAGCGGCTGGCCAAGCGCGCGGAGTTCACGGTCTACGCCACCGCTCGCAAACCGGAGTCGATCGAGGATCTCCGGCAACGAGGCTGCCGCACCCTCGCGCTCGACGTGACGGACGAGAACTCCATGAAGGCGGCCGTCAATTCCGTACACGAAGAACACGGCTCGGTATGGGCGCTGGTGAACAACGCCGGCTACAGCCAGTCGGGCGCTGTCGAGTCGATTCCGCCCGACCAGTTGCGACGGCAGTTCGAGACCAACGTGTTCGGCCTCGTCCGGATGTGCCAGCTCGTGCTTCCGGGCATGCGGACCAAGCGCGAGGGCCGGATCGTGAACCTCAGCTCGATGGGCGGCAGGCTCACCTTCCCCGGCGGCGGCGCCTACCACGCCACCAAGTACGCGGTGGAGGCGCTGTCTGACGCGCTGCGCTTTGAGGTCTCGGGTTTCGGCATTCACGTGGTGCTGATCGAGCCCGGACTGATCCGCACCCAATTCGGCGACACCGCGGTGGGCTCGATAGGCCACCCCAGCACGGACGATGGCCCCTACGCCAGGTTCAACGCCGCCGTCGCCGCCACCACAGCGGGCGCGTACAGGGGGGCGCTCAGCCGGCTCGGTGCGAAGCCGGACGCGGTGGCCCGGCAAATCGAACACGCGCTCACCCGGGATCGGCCGAAGACGCGCTACCCAGTGACGGCGTCGGCTCGCCTGATGCTCGCCCTCCACGCTGTGCTCCCCGACCGCGCCTGGGACGGGATGGTGGGCACCACCTATCCGAAGCCCGGCCGCTGA
- a CDS encoding S8 family serine peptidase: MRRPLYVLAALSAAFLILATSAWAADYVPGRVIVKYRDGAPRVVRASVQRSTHTAYSARVPGGSHMLRLTGDQSVPATIAKLERNKNVQYAVPDYIAHASFIPNDPGFAGTVSGWQSTQWDMTGPFSMNAPLAWDEAIAAHAPGGSGVIVAVLDTGVAYENYHRFRKAPDLYGGRFVRAYDFVDHDRHANDENGHGTHVTMTIAEATNNGIGLTGLAYGVKIMPLRVLDSEGAGDAIAIARAIRYAAKNGAKVINMSLEFDTSVTASEIPEIVSAVRYAHHKNVVMVAASGNEADNAVAYPARTTHVISVGAITKDGCQADYSNGGSTLKLVAPGGGSDAPNNDNPNDQANCHPGVDLPPIFQQTFSHDGSIRSFALRGSEYEGTSMASPHVAAAAALLIASKRLGAHPSANAVEQRLEHTAFDLGPVGYDTRYGFGEVQPAAALGPQP, from the coding sequence ATGCGCCGTCCGCTCTACGTCCTGGCCGCTCTCTCGGCGGCCTTTCTAATCCTCGCCACCTCCGCGTGGGCGGCTGACTACGTGCCCGGCCGTGTGATTGTGAAGTACCGGGATGGCGCTCCCCGGGTGGTGCGGGCGTCCGTGCAGCGCAGCACCCACACCGCGTATTCGGCTCGCGTGCCGGGCGGATCGCACATGCTCCGCCTGACGGGCGACCAGTCGGTGCCTGCCACGATCGCGAAGCTCGAGAGGAACAAGAACGTCCAGTACGCGGTGCCGGACTACATCGCGCACGCGTCCTTCATACCGAACGATCCGGGCTTCGCCGGCACGGTGAGCGGCTGGCAGTCCACGCAGTGGGACATGACCGGTCCCTTCAGCATGAACGCGCCGCTGGCATGGGACGAAGCGATCGCCGCACACGCCCCCGGCGGCAGCGGCGTGATCGTCGCTGTGCTCGACACCGGAGTGGCGTACGAGAACTACCACCGCTTCCGCAAGGCGCCCGACCTGTACGGCGGACGCTTCGTACGCGCCTATGACTTTGTGGACCACGACCGCCATGCGAATGACGAGAACGGCCACGGCACGCACGTGACCATGACGATCGCCGAGGCCACCAACAACGGCATCGGCCTCACCGGCCTCGCATACGGCGTGAAGATCATGCCGCTGCGCGTGCTCGACTCCGAGGGCGCCGGCGATGCGATCGCGATCGCGCGCGCCATCCGCTACGCCGCGAAGAACGGCGCCAAGGTCATCAACATGAGCCTCGAGTTCGACACGAGCGTGACGGCGTCGGAGATCCCGGAGATCGTCTCTGCGGTGCGCTACGCCCACCACAAGAACGTGGTGATGGTGGCCGCCTCGGGCAACGAGGCGGACAACGCCGTGGCGTATCCGGCGCGCACCACGCACGTGATCTCGGTTGGCGCGATCACGAAGGACGGGTGCCAGGCCGACTACTCGAACGGCGGCTCCACGCTCAAGCTCGTGGCGCCGGGCGGCGGCTCGGACGCGCCGAACAACGACAACCCGAACGACCAGGCGAACTGCCATCCGGGCGTCGACCTGCCCCCGATCTTCCAGCAGACCTTCTCCCACGACGGCAGCATCCGCAGCTTCGCGCTGCGCGGCTCCGAGTACGAGGGCACTTCGATGGCGAGCCCACACGTGGCCGCCGCCGCCGCGCTCCTCATCGCCAGCAAGAGGCTCGGCGCGCATCCGTCGGCCAACGCGGTGGAGCAGCGACTCGAGCACACCGCGTTCGATCTCGGCCCCGTGGGCTACGACACGCGCTACGGCTTCGGCGAGGTGCAGCCGGCCGCGGCACTTGGCCCCCAGCCCTAG
- a CDS encoding TetR family transcriptional regulator, with protein MKRKYELKKRAEAQAETRRRIVEAAIQLHSTKGPARTTFSDVAELAGVQRATLYSHFPTERDLGLACSGLYMQRNPAPDPSAWRALRGEERLQLGLTEMYGFYERNQDMFGRVHADMETHELSRELFFLRFGEQLARARSALAPALPRGKKAQAALDLALNFGTWRQLSGSGLSNAAAADVMVKALLAQRATVRR; from the coding sequence ATGAAGCGTAAGTACGAGCTCAAGAAGCGCGCTGAGGCGCAGGCCGAGACGCGGCGGCGGATCGTGGAGGCCGCGATCCAGTTGCACTCGACCAAGGGACCCGCGCGAACCACTTTCAGCGACGTCGCCGAGCTGGCCGGCGTCCAGCGGGCGACGCTCTACAGCCACTTCCCCACCGAGCGCGACCTCGGGCTGGCGTGCTCCGGCCTCTACATGCAACGGAATCCCGCGCCCGATCCGTCGGCGTGGCGGGCGCTGCGCGGCGAAGAACGGCTGCAATTAGGGCTTACCGAGATGTACGGGTTCTATGAGCGCAACCAGGACATGTTCGGCCGCGTGCACGCCGACATGGAGACGCACGAGCTCTCGCGCGAGCTCTTCTTCCTTCGCTTTGGCGAACAGCTGGCCCGCGCTCGTTCCGCGCTGGCGCCGGCCTTGCCGCGCGGCAAGAAGGCGCAGGCCGCTCTGGACCTGGCGCTCAACTTCGGCACCTGGCGGCAGCTTTCAGGAAGTGGCCTGTCGAACGCCGCGGCGGCCGATGTGATGGTGAAAGCGCTTCTCGCTCAGCGCGCCACGGTGCGCCGGTAG
- a CDS encoding FAD-dependent oxidoreductase: MSARRAAIVGAGPAGFYTAEQLLGQGFEVDLYDVLPTPFGLVRAGVAPDHPKIKSVTRVYEKTARKPGFRFFGGVELGSDVQREDLLERYHAVVYAVGTATDNRLGIPGEDRPGSHSATEFVAWYNGHPDFADAEFDLSATRAVVIGNGNVAIDVARMLVLDPDEINVTDTADHAVAGLAAAQVEHVILLGRRGPAQAAFTNPELRELGELQRANVIVDPAEVELDEHSAAWLESDAAEPTNRRNVEILREYSQLPPGDKSHRIELRFLRSPVEVLGEEDSGCVTGLRVVRNRIEPDESGRLRAVSTGEEEVISCGLVLRSIGYRGNPLPGVPFDERRGLIHNEGGRVTSEDGERLPGEYAVGWIKRGPSGVIGTNKKDAADTVARVVEDVEAGRLNEPSASSDPEAIEAWLRECVPSLVTWEGWEAIDTHEQGLGEPQGRPRVKLVRVPEMIAVAQGAIRVER, encoded by the coding sequence ATGAGTGCTCGACGGGCAGCCATCGTCGGCGCGGGGCCGGCGGGTTTCTATACGGCCGAACAGCTCCTGGGCCAGGGATTCGAGGTCGATCTGTACGACGTCCTCCCCACGCCGTTCGGGCTGGTTCGCGCGGGTGTGGCGCCGGATCACCCGAAGATCAAGTCGGTCACGCGCGTATACGAGAAGACAGCGCGGAAGCCGGGCTTTCGCTTCTTCGGCGGCGTCGAGCTCGGCTCAGATGTGCAGCGGGAGGACCTGCTCGAGCGCTACCACGCGGTGGTGTACGCGGTGGGAACCGCCACGGACAACCGCCTAGGCATTCCCGGCGAGGATCGTCCCGGATCGCACTCGGCCACGGAGTTCGTGGCCTGGTACAACGGCCATCCCGACTTCGCGGACGCGGAATTCGACCTCTCCGCCACTCGCGCCGTGGTGATCGGGAATGGCAACGTGGCCATCGACGTGGCGCGCATGCTCGTGCTCGATCCCGACGAGATCAACGTCACCGATACCGCGGACCACGCCGTGGCGGGCCTCGCGGCGGCACAGGTGGAGCACGTGATCCTGCTGGGACGGCGCGGGCCGGCGCAGGCGGCGTTCACCAACCCCGAGCTGCGCGAGCTGGGCGAGCTGCAGCGGGCGAACGTGATCGTGGATCCCGCCGAGGTGGAACTGGACGAGCACAGCGCGGCATGGCTGGAATCCGACGCGGCCGAGCCCACCAACCGGCGCAACGTCGAGATCCTGCGCGAGTACTCGCAGCTACCGCCGGGCGACAAGAGCCACCGCATCGAGCTGCGTTTCCTGCGGTCCCCGGTGGAGGTGCTCGGCGAGGAGGACTCCGGCTGCGTCACCGGCCTGCGAGTGGTTCGCAACCGGATCGAGCCCGATGAGAGCGGCCGCCTGCGGGCGGTGTCCACGGGCGAGGAGGAAGTGATCTCGTGCGGCCTCGTGCTGCGCTCCATCGGCTACCGCGGCAACCCGCTGCCGGGCGTGCCGTTCGACGAGCGCCGCGGGCTCATCCACAACGAGGGCGGGCGCGTGACCTCCGAGGACGGCGAGCGGCTGCCCGGCGAGTACGCGGTGGGCTGGATCAAGCGCGGCCCGAGCGGCGTGATCGGCACGAACAAGAAGGACGCGGCGGACACCGTCGCGCGCGTCGTGGAGGACGTGGAGGCGGGCCGCCTGAATGAGCCTTCGGCCTCGTCCGACCCCGAGGCGATCGAGGCGTGGTTGCGCGAGTGCGTGCCCAGCCTCGTCACCTGGGAGGGCTGGGAGGCCATCGACACACATGAGCAGGGTCTGGGCGAGCCTCAGGGCCGCCCGCGCGTGAAGCTCGTGCGCGTGCCGGAGATGATTGCGGTCGCGCAGGGCGCGATCCGGGTCGAGCGCTAG
- a CDS encoding ABC transporter permease, producing MTAFHDALLLAERNLRRLPRNPDLLVGVTFQPIMFVVLFTYVFGGAIVTPGYDYIDFFLPGIVIQMIAFTGYATSLGISDDLRKGLIDRFRSLPIARSAVIAGRTFSDIAMNVIALTTMLIVGFIVGFSFNANAAEIVAGLALVLFFGYAMSWVYAFIGLISSTPESASALITVIIFPLTFVSSVYVPTQSMPKVLEAIANANPITTIVDALRALWLGAPAGTDIWVGLLWCVGITAVFSVLATARYRRTVAR from the coding sequence ATGACCGCCTTCCACGACGCCCTGCTCCTCGCCGAGCGCAACCTGCGCCGCCTCCCGCGCAACCCCGACCTGCTGGTGGGCGTGACCTTCCAGCCGATCATGTTCGTGGTCCTATTCACGTACGTGTTCGGCGGGGCGATCGTCACCCCCGGGTACGACTACATCGACTTCTTCCTGCCCGGCATCGTGATCCAGATGATCGCGTTCACCGGCTACGCCACCTCGCTCGGCATCTCGGACGACCTGCGCAAGGGCCTGATCGACCGCTTCCGCTCGTTGCCCATCGCGCGCTCGGCGGTGATCGCCGGCCGCACCTTCAGCGACATCGCGATGAACGTGATCGCGCTCACCACGATGCTGATCGTGGGCTTCATCGTCGGCTTCTCCTTCAACGCGAACGCCGCGGAGATCGTTGCCGGCCTCGCACTCGTCCTGTTCTTCGGCTACGCGATGTCGTGGGTGTACGCGTTCATCGGGCTCATCTCGTCAACGCCCGAGTCGGCCTCCGCGCTGATCACGGTGATCATCTTCCCGCTCACGTTCGTGTCGTCGGTCTACGTGCCGACCCAGTCGATGCCCAAGGTGCTCGAGGCGATCGCGAACGCGAACCCGATCACCACGATCGTGGACGCACTGCGCGCGCTCTGGCTCGGCGCGCCCGCCGGTACCGACATCTGGGTCGGGCTCCTCTGGTGCGTGGGGATCACCGCGGTGTTCTCGGTGCTCGCGACGGCGCGCTACCGGCGCACCGTGGCGCGCTGA
- a CDS encoding alpha/beta hydrolase has product MLPHDEAGSGPALVLLHAGVCDRRMWADHLKPLAAAGYRVVALDLPGFGDAEVVPGEQAPWLDVLRALDHLGIGRAALVGNSFGGAVAQRVALVAPERVSALALISAPAPDLEPSEELESIWATEEEALENEDLDAAARAVADGWTLPDAPQALRDQVAAMQRRAYELQEGADVSEAPDPLEENPQRLSEIDAPTLIAAGDRDKGDFIAGAESMAEAMPNARHELIAGAGHLAPLETPEQFRELLLDFLRSSG; this is encoded by the coding sequence GTGCTTCCGCATGACGAAGCCGGCAGTGGCCCCGCGCTCGTGCTGCTCCACGCGGGCGTGTGCGACCGCCGCATGTGGGCGGACCATCTCAAACCGCTTGCCGCCGCCGGTTACCGAGTGGTGGCTCTCGACCTCCCCGGCTTCGGCGACGCGGAGGTCGTGCCCGGCGAGCAGGCGCCATGGCTCGACGTCCTACGCGCGCTCGACCACCTCGGAATCGGCCGCGCCGCGCTCGTGGGCAACTCGTTCGGCGGAGCCGTGGCGCAGCGGGTGGCGCTCGTGGCGCCCGAGCGCGTGTCGGCCCTCGCGCTCATCTCGGCACCCGCGCCCGACCTCGAGCCGTCCGAGGAGCTCGAGTCGATATGGGCGACCGAGGAGGAGGCACTCGAGAACGAGGACCTCGACGCTGCCGCGCGGGCGGTGGCGGACGGTTGGACGCTTCCGGACGCGCCACAGGCGCTGCGCGACCAGGTGGCCGCGATGCAGCGCCGCGCCTACGAGTTACAGGAGGGCGCCGATGTGAGCGAGGCGCCGGACCCGCTCGAGGAGAACCCACAGCGGCTGAGCGAGATCGACGCTCCCACGCTGATCGCGGCCGGCGATCGGGACAAGGGCGACTTCATCGCCGGCGCAGAGTCGATGGCGGAGGCCATGCCGAACGCCCGCCACGAGCTCATCGCAGGCGCGGGTCACCTTGCGCCGCTCGAGACGCCGGAGCAGTTCCGCGAGCTGCTGCTCGACTTCCTCAGGTCGTCCGGATGA